CCGTGGACCGTGATACCGCACGCCCTGTCGTACTCGCGCTGTTGGCGGTCGTCGCTATCGGGGTCGCGGCCGCGACGCTGAACTCCGCCGTCGTCACCGACTCGGGCGGGTTCGGTCTCGGCCAGCCGAGTTCGGACGCGGGCGCGCAGAACGGCAGTCAGCCCAGTTTGAAACTCGGCAACCAGTCGTCCGACGGCGACGCCGGGCCGCCGTTGAACCTCCCGTGCTACCCCGTCTTCGACCAGTGGTGGGCAGTCACGCTCCTGTTCGCCGGATTCGCCAGCGGCGCGTACGTCGCCTACCGGCGACTCGGAGGTCTCGGCGTCGTCGCCTACGCCGGGCCGGTGGGCATCCCGCTCCTGTTCGCCCACGCCCTGCTCACGGCCTGTACCAAACCGTTGCCCGACGCCCGAAGTTCCCTCTTCGAGAAGGGGAACCTCTCGCTCGTCCCCGAGGGCGGGAGCGGCGCGCCCGGCGGTTCGACCGGGACGAGCAT
This genomic stretch from Halorussus pelagicus harbors:
- a CDS encoding DUF4129 domain-containing protein, whose amino-acid sequence is MDRDTARPVVLALLAVVAIGVAAATLNSAVVTDSGGFGLGQPSSDAGAQNGSQPSLKLGNQSSDGDAGPPLNLPCYPVFDQWWAVTLLFAGFASGAYVAYRRLGGLGVVAYAGPVGIPLLFAHALLTACTKPLPDARSSLFEKGNLSLVPEGGSGAPGGSTGTSITDPSVLLLAGLGVALVAAVALLFVSSSGEDPEEDEAFTEPDDTTDVNAVGRAAGEAADRIETATDVDNEVFRAWHEMTDHLDVANPQSSTPSEFAAAAVDAGMAREDVDRLTTLFEEVRYGGESPTEEREQQALDALRRIEREYAGENR